A genomic segment from Streptomyces antibioticus encodes:
- a CDS encoding shikimate kinase, with product MSGPLVVLVGPMGVGKSTVGLLLAERLGTGYRDTDDDIVAEQGRSIAEIFVDEGEDAFRAIEKQAVARALTEHTGVLSLGGGAVLDADTRALLAGQRVLYLSMDVEEAVRRTGLGVARPLLAVNPRKQWRELMDARRHLYEGVATAVVATDGRTAEEVARVALDALELKDA from the coding sequence ATGAGCGGGCCGCTGGTCGTCCTGGTCGGGCCGATGGGCGTCGGCAAGTCCACCGTGGGGCTGCTGCTGGCCGAGCGGCTGGGCACCGGCTACCGGGACACCGACGACGACATCGTCGCCGAGCAGGGCCGCAGCATCGCGGAGATCTTCGTCGACGAGGGCGAGGACGCCTTCCGCGCGATCGAGAAGCAGGCCGTGGCCCGGGCGCTCACCGAGCACACCGGCGTCCTCTCCCTCGGCGGCGGCGCGGTCCTGGACGCGGACACCCGCGCCCTGCTGGCCGGACAGCGGGTGCTCTATCTGTCGATGGACGTCGAGGAGGCCGTCCGGCGCACCGGCCTGGGCGTCGCCCGCCCGCTGCTCGCGGTCAACCCGCGCAAGCAGTGGCGCGAGCTGATGGACGCCCGCCGCCACCTGTACGAGGGCGTCGCCACGGCCGTGGTGGCCACCGACGGCCGTACGGCCGAAGAGGTCGCCCGAGTCGCCCTGGACGCACTGGAGTTGAAGGACGCATGA
- the aroC gene encoding chorismate synthase has protein sequence MSRLRWLTAGESHGPALVATLEGLPAGVPITTEMVADHLARRRLGYGRGARMKFERDEVTFLGGVRHGLTLGSPVAIMVGNTEWPKWDQVMAADPVDPEILAGLARNAPLTRPRPGHADLAGMQKYGFDEARPILERASARETAARVALGAVARSYLKETAGIEIVSHVVELAAAKAPYGVYPTPADVEKLDADPVRCLDADASKAMVAEIDQAHKDGDTLGGVVEVLAHDVPVGLGSHVHWDRRLDARLAAALMGIQAIKGVEVGDGFDLARVPGSKAHDEILTTPEGIRRSSGRSGGTEGGLTTGELLRVRAAMKPIATVPRALRTVDVVTGEAAQAHHQRSDVCAVPAAGIVAEAMVALVLADAVAEKFGGDSVPETRRNVRSYLDNLHIR, from the coding sequence TTGAGCAGGCTGCGTTGGCTGACCGCGGGGGAGTCCCACGGTCCCGCACTTGTCGCGACGCTGGAGGGCCTTCCCGCCGGCGTGCCGATCACCACGGAGATGGTGGCCGACCATCTGGCGCGGCGGCGGCTCGGCTATGGACGCGGCGCCCGGATGAAGTTCGAGCGCGACGAGGTCACCTTCCTCGGCGGCGTCCGGCACGGACTCACCCTCGGCTCCCCGGTCGCGATCATGGTCGGCAACACCGAATGGCCCAAGTGGGACCAGGTCATGGCGGCGGACCCGGTCGACCCGGAGATCCTCGCGGGCCTCGCGCGCAACGCGCCCCTGACCCGCCCCCGCCCCGGCCACGCCGACCTGGCCGGTATGCAGAAGTACGGCTTCGACGAGGCCCGCCCGATCCTGGAGCGCGCCTCCGCCCGCGAGACGGCGGCCCGGGTCGCCCTCGGCGCGGTCGCCCGGTCGTACCTCAAGGAGACGGCCGGCATCGAGATCGTCTCGCATGTCGTCGAACTGGCCGCCGCCAAGGCCCCCTACGGCGTCTACCCGACCCCCGCCGACGTCGAGAAGCTCGACGCCGACCCGGTGCGCTGCCTGGACGCGGACGCGTCGAAGGCGATGGTCGCGGAGATCGACCAGGCCCACAAGGACGGCGACACCCTCGGCGGCGTCGTCGAGGTGCTCGCCCACGACGTGCCGGTGGGCCTCGGCTCGCACGTGCACTGGGACCGCCGGCTGGACGCCCGGCTGGCCGCCGCCCTCATGGGCATCCAGGCCATCAAGGGCGTCGAGGTCGGCGACGGCTTCGACCTCGCGCGCGTGCCCGGCTCCAAGGCCCACGACGAGATCCTCACCACGCCCGAGGGCATCCGGCGCTCCTCCGGCCGTTCCGGCGGCACCGAGGGCGGTCTGACCACCGGCGAGCTGCTGCGCGTGCGCGCCGCGATGAAGCCGATCGCGACCGTCCCGCGCGCCCTGCGGACCGTCGACGTGGTCACCGGCGAGGCCGCCCAGGCCCACCACCAGCGCTCCGACGTCTGCGCGGTGCCCGCGGCCGGCATCGTCGCCGAGGCCATGGTGGCGCTCGTCCTCGCGGACGCGGTCGCCGAGAAGTTCGGCGGGGACAGCGTGCCCGAGACCCGCCGCAACGTCCGCTCGTACCTCGACAACCTGCACATCCGATGA
- a CDS encoding shikimate dehydrogenase has protein sequence MQAGATDARRAAVLGSPIAHSLSPALHRAAYEALELTGWTYDRFEIDEAALPGFVDGLGPEWAGLSLTMPLKRAVIPLLDEISETAASVGAVNTLVFGEDGRRTGDNTDIPGMVAALREHGVEQVDSAAILGAGATASSALAALSRICTGEIVAYVRSAARAVEMREWGERLDVEVRIADWADAAQALRFPLVVATTPAGTTDALAVAVPERPTTLFDVLYDPWPTELAARWSMFGGAVVSGLDLLVHQAVLQVEQMTGRTPVPVEVMRKAGEQALAARQDPEV, from the coding sequence ATGCAAGCAGGGGCAACTGACGCCCGCCGGGCCGCAGTTCTCGGCAGTCCCATCGCCCACTCGCTCTCCCCGGCGCTGCACCGCGCCGCGTACGAGGCGCTGGAGCTGACCGGCTGGACGTACGACCGCTTCGAGATCGACGAGGCGGCCCTGCCCGGCTTCGTCGACGGGCTCGGCCCCGAATGGGCCGGTCTCTCGCTGACCATGCCGCTCAAGCGCGCGGTCATCCCCCTGCTCGACGAGATCAGCGAGACGGCGGCCTCCGTGGGCGCGGTCAACACCCTCGTCTTCGGCGAGGACGGCCGCCGGACCGGCGACAACACCGACATCCCCGGGATGGTCGCCGCGCTGCGCGAGCACGGCGTCGAGCAGGTCGACTCCGCCGCGATCCTGGGCGCCGGCGCCACCGCCTCCTCGGCCCTGGCCGCGCTGTCCCGGATCTGCACCGGCGAGATCGTCGCGTACGTGCGCAGCGCGGCGCGGGCCGTCGAGATGCGGGAGTGGGGCGAGCGGCTCGACGTCGAGGTGCGGATCGCCGACTGGGCGGACGCGGCGCAGGCCCTGCGCTTCCCGCTGGTCGTCGCGACCACCCCGGCCGGGACCACCGACGCCCTCGCCGTCGCCGTACCGGAGCGGCCCACCACCCTCTTCGACGTGCTCTACGACCCCTGGCCCACCGAACTGGCCGCCCGCTGGTCGATGTTCGGCGGCGCGGTCGTCAGCGGCCTCGACCTGCTCGTCCACCAGGCGGTACTCCAGGTGGAGCAGATGACCGGCCGGACCCCCGTCCCGGTCGAGGTCATGCGCAAGGCGGGCGAACAGGCCCTGGCCGCGCGGCAGGACCCCGAGGTCTGA
- the mltG gene encoding endolytic transglycosylase MltG, with protein sequence MTEYGRGPGSEPWHPEDPLYGDGGWEGQQAPMAGQQPAYGGQQQHPYPQQQAQYGDWGQGQPQQYGQQQYPQQSYDQQGYGQQQSYDHQQYAHQAQQQGYQEGYHEGGWDGTGTHAHVPYAPDPGDPYGQQAAAYGAEQPDFYGTQDAYPPPEPPARRHPEPGAEPRTQTEPERKPDWDPDPEEQDEHPFFTGGGADDDDEDDRYARAGRGGGGDDEDEPERRGGGRGDRRGRGGKGAKDGKGPQGKKSRNGCACLVVALVFAGGLGGITYFGYSFYQNRYGAAPDYSGDGSGQSVSVQVPEGSGGARIGQLLKEAGVVRSVDAFVSAFTSNPDGDKIQAGAYILKKEMSAESAVEMMLDPASQANVMVNPGHRNIQVYKIIDEKLDLAAGTTRKVAESKFDELGLPDWANDDEDIKDPLEGFLYPGTYPAAKGMKPEAVLKPMVARANEVYEKYDLEAKAKELKLDGPLQVVTVASLVQAEGKTLDDYRKMAEVVYNRLKPTNTETYQLLQFDSTFNYLRNESKIQISESEINSNKDPYNTYTNKGLPPGPIGNPGADAMKATLNPTSSGWIYFVATDGVSKTEFARTAAEFQKLKDKFNASRGN encoded by the coding sequence ATGACTGAGTATGGCCGGGGTCCAGGCTCCGAACCGTGGCATCCGGAGGACCCGTTGTACGGGGACGGCGGATGGGAAGGGCAGCAGGCCCCCATGGCCGGACAGCAGCCTGCCTACGGCGGCCAGCAGCAGCACCCCTACCCGCAGCAGCAGGCGCAGTACGGCGACTGGGGTCAGGGCCAGCCGCAGCAGTACGGCCAGCAGCAGTACCCGCAGCAGTCGTACGACCAGCAGGGCTACGGCCAGCAGCAGTCCTACGATCATCAGCAGTACGCCCATCAGGCCCAGCAGCAGGGCTACCAGGAGGGGTATCACGAGGGCGGCTGGGACGGCACGGGCACGCACGCGCACGTCCCCTACGCCCCCGACCCGGGTGACCCGTACGGCCAGCAGGCCGCCGCGTACGGCGCCGAGCAGCCCGACTTCTACGGCACCCAGGACGCCTATCCGCCGCCGGAGCCGCCCGCCCGCCGGCACCCCGAGCCGGGTGCCGAGCCGAGGACGCAGACGGAGCCCGAGCGGAAACCGGACTGGGACCCGGACCCCGAGGAGCAGGACGAGCACCCGTTCTTCACGGGCGGCGGGGCCGACGATGACGACGAGGACGACCGGTACGCCCGGGCCGGCCGGGGCGGCGGGGGCGACGACGAGGACGAGCCCGAACGGCGCGGCGGCGGACGCGGTGACCGCCGGGGCCGTGGCGGCAAGGGCGCGAAGGACGGCAAGGGCCCCCAGGGCAAGAAGAGCCGCAACGGCTGCGCCTGCCTGGTCGTCGCACTGGTGTTCGCCGGTGGTCTGGGTGGGATCACCTACTTCGGCTACAGCTTCTACCAGAATCGTTACGGCGCGGCCCCGGACTACTCGGGCGACGGCTCCGGCCAGTCGGTGAGCGTGCAGGTCCCCGAGGGCTCGGGCGGGGCCAGGATCGGCCAGCTCCTGAAGGAGGCCGGGGTGGTGAGGAGCGTCGACGCGTTCGTGTCCGCCTTCACGAGCAATCCCGACGGCGACAAGATCCAGGCGGGCGCGTACATCCTGAAGAAGGAGATGTCCGCGGAGAGCGCCGTCGAGATGATGCTCGACCCGGCCAGCCAGGCCAATGTGATGGTCAATCCCGGGCACCGCAACATCCAGGTCTACAAGATCATCGACGAGAAGCTCGACCTCGCCGCCGGCACCACCCGGAAGGTCGCGGAGTCGAAGTTCGACGAACTCGGCCTGCCCGACTGGGCGAACGACGACGAGGACATCAAGGACCCGCTGGAGGGCTTCCTCTACCCGGGCACCTATCCCGCGGCCAAGGGCATGAAGCCCGAGGCGGTCCTGAAGCCGATGGTCGCCCGGGCCAACGAGGTCTACGAGAAGTACGACCTGGAGGCGAAGGCGAAGGAGCTCAAGCTGGACGGGCCGCTCCAGGTCGTCACCGTCGCCAGCCTGGTCCAGGCCGAGGGCAAGACGCTGGACGACTACCGCAAGATGGCGGAGGTCGTCTACAACCGGCTCAAGCCGACGAACACCGAGACCTACCAGTTGCTCCAGTTCGACTCGACCTTCAACTACCTGAGGAACGAGAGCAAGATCCAGATCAGCGAGTCCGAGATCAACAGCAACAAGGACCCGTACAACACCTACACCAACAAGGGTCTGCCGCCGGGGCCGATCGGCAACCCCGGTGCGGACGCGATGAAGGCCACGCTGAACCCGACCAGTTCCGGCTGGATCTACTTCGTGGCCACCGACGGTGTGAGCAAGACCGAATTCGCCAGGACCGCCGCGGAATTCCAGAAGCTCAAGGACAAGTTCAATGCAAGCAGGGGCAACTGA
- the ruvX gene encoding Holliday junction resolvase RuvX, whose product MRKGRRLAIDVGDARIGVASCDPDGILATPVETVPGRDVPAAHRRLRQLVEEYEPIEVVVGLPRSLKGGEGPAAVKVRAFAGELAKGIAPVPVRLVDERMTTVTASQGLRASGVKSKKGRSVIDQAAAVIILQQALESERVSGKAPGEGVEVVI is encoded by the coding sequence ATGCGCAAGGGCCGTCGGCTCGCGATCGACGTCGGGGACGCCCGGATCGGGGTCGCCTCGTGCGACCCCGACGGGATCCTCGCCACCCCGGTGGAGACGGTCCCCGGCCGGGACGTCCCGGCGGCCCACCGCAGGCTGCGGCAGTTGGTCGAGGAGTACGAACCGATCGAGGTCGTCGTCGGTCTCCCTCGCTCCCTCAAGGGGGGCGAGGGCCCGGCCGCGGTCAAGGTCCGCGCCTTCGCGGGGGAGCTGGCCAAGGGCATCGCTCCGGTGCCGGTCCGGCTGGTGGACGAGCGGATGACGACCGTGACGGCCAGTCAGGGACTGCGTGCCTCGGGGGTGAAATCCAAGAAGGGCCGTTCGGTCATCGACCAGGCAGCCGCTGTGATCATCCTTCAGCAGGCGCTGGAATCCGAACGGGTGTCAGGTAAAGCACCGGGCGAGGGCGTCGAAGTGGTCATCTGA
- the alaS gene encoding alanine--tRNA ligase: MESAEIRRRWLSFFEERGHTVVPSASLIADDPTLLLVPAGMVPFKPYFLGEVKPPFARATSVQKCVRTPDIEEVGKTTRHGTFFQMCGNFSFGDYFKEGAIGYAWELLTSPQDKGGYGLEPEKLWITVYQDDDEAERIWHEVVGVPKERIQRLGMKDNYWSMGVPGPCGPCSEINYDRGPEFGAEGGPAVNDERYVEIWNLVFMQFERGEGIGKDNFEILGELPSKNIDTGLGLERLAMILQGVQNMYEIDTSMAVINKATELTGVAYGDAHASDVSLRVVTDHMRTSVMLIGDGVTPGNEGRGYVLRRIMRRAIRNMRLLGATGPVVKDLVDTVIAMMGQQYPELVTDRERIENVALAEENAFLKTLRAGTNILDTAITETKAAGGAVLAGDKAFLLHDTWGFPIDLTLEMAAEQGLSVDEDGFRRLMKEQRDKAKADAQAKKTGHAGAGAYREIADQAGETDFIGYADTEGETTVVGILVDGVSSPAASEGDEVEIVLDRTPFYAEGGGQIGDTGRIKVDTGAVIEIRDTQKPVPGVYVHKGVVQVGEVTVGAKAHASIDRRRRTAIARAHSATHLTHQALRDALGPTAAQAGSENQPGRFRFDFGSPSAVPTAVMTDVEQKINEVLARDLDVHAEVMGIDEAKKQGAIAEFGEKYGERVRVVTIGDFSKELCGGTHVHNTAQLGLVKLLGESSIGSGVRRIEALVGVDAYNFLAREHTVVAQLQELIKGRPEELPEKVSAMLGKLKDAEKEIEKFRAEKVLQAAAGLVESAKDVRGIAVVTGQVPDGTTPDDLRKLVLDVRGRIQGGRAAVVALFTVNNGKPLTVIATNEAARERGLKAGDLVRTAAKTLGGGGGGKPDVAQGGGQNPAAVGDAVDAVERLVAETAK; the protein is encoded by the coding sequence ATGGAGTCGGCCGAGATTCGCCGCCGCTGGCTGAGCTTCTTCGAGGAGCGCGGGCACACCGTCGTCCCTTCGGCGTCGCTCATCGCGGACGACCCGACTCTGCTGCTCGTCCCCGCCGGCATGGTGCCCTTCAAGCCCTACTTCCTGGGTGAGGTCAAGCCGCCCTTCGCGCGCGCCACCAGCGTCCAGAAGTGCGTGCGCACGCCCGACATCGAAGAGGTCGGCAAGACCACCCGCCACGGCACGTTCTTCCAGATGTGCGGCAACTTCTCCTTCGGCGACTACTTCAAGGAAGGCGCCATCGGTTACGCCTGGGAGCTGCTCACCAGCCCCCAGGACAAGGGTGGTTACGGCCTGGAGCCGGAGAAGCTCTGGATCACCGTCTACCAGGACGACGACGAGGCCGAGCGCATCTGGCACGAGGTCGTCGGCGTGCCGAAGGAGCGCATCCAGCGCCTCGGCATGAAGGACAACTACTGGTCCATGGGCGTCCCCGGCCCCTGCGGCCCCTGTTCCGAGATCAACTACGACCGCGGCCCCGAGTTCGGCGCCGAGGGCGGCCCCGCCGTCAACGACGAGCGGTACGTGGAGATCTGGAACCTCGTCTTCATGCAGTTCGAGCGCGGCGAGGGCATCGGCAAGGACAACTTCGAGATCCTCGGCGAGCTGCCCAGCAAGAACATCGACACGGGCCTCGGCCTGGAGCGGCTCGCCATGATTCTGCAGGGCGTGCAGAACATGTACGAGATCGACACCTCCATGGCCGTCATCAACAAGGCCACCGAGCTGACCGGTGTCGCCTACGGCGACGCCCACGCCTCGGACGTCTCGCTGCGCGTGGTCACCGACCACATGCGCACCTCGGTGATGCTCATCGGCGACGGCGTCACCCCCGGCAACGAGGGCCGCGGCTATGTGCTGCGCCGCATCATGCGCCGCGCCATCCGCAACATGCGCCTCCTCGGCGCCACCGGCCCGGTCGTCAAGGACCTGGTCGACACCGTCATCGCGATGATGGGCCAGCAGTACCCCGAGCTGGTCACCGACCGCGAGCGCATCGAGAACGTCGCCCTGGCCGAGGAGAACGCCTTCCTCAAGACGCTGCGGGCCGGCACCAACATCCTCGACACCGCCATCACCGAGACCAAGGCCGCCGGCGGCGCCGTCCTCGCCGGCGACAAGGCGTTCCTGCTCCACGACACCTGGGGCTTCCCGATCGACCTCACCCTGGAGATGGCCGCCGAGCAGGGGCTGTCCGTGGACGAGGACGGCTTCCGCCGTCTGATGAAGGAGCAGCGGGACAAGGCCAAGGCCGACGCCCAGGCCAAGAAGACCGGGCACGCCGGCGCCGGTGCCTACCGCGAGATCGCCGACCAGGCCGGCGAGACCGACTTCATCGGCTACGCCGACACCGAGGGCGAGACCACCGTCGTCGGCATCCTGGTCGACGGCGTCTCCTCCCCGGCCGCCTCCGAGGGCGACGAGGTCGAGATCGTCCTGGACCGCACCCCGTTCTACGCCGAGGGCGGAGGCCAGATCGGCGACACCGGCCGGATCAAGGTGGACACCGGTGCCGTCATCGAGATCCGCGACACCCAGAAGCCGGTCCCGGGCGTCTATGTCCACAAGGGCGTCGTCCAGGTCGGCGAGGTGACCGTCGGCGCCAAGGCCCACGCCTCCATCGACCGGCGGCGCCGTACGGCCATCGCCCGCGCCCACTCGGCCACCCACCTCACCCACCAGGCCCTGCGTGACGCGCTCGGCCCGACGGCCGCCCAGGCCGGTTCCGAGAACCAGCCCGGCCGCTTCCGCTTCGACTTCGGCTCGCCGTCCGCCGTTCCGACGGCCGTGATGACCGACGTCGAGCAGAAGATCAACGAGGTGCTCGCCCGCGATCTCGACGTGCACGCCGAGGTCATGGGCATCGACGAGGCCAAGAAGCAGGGCGCCATCGCCGAGTTCGGCGAGAAGTACGGCGAGCGGGTCCGTGTGGTGACCATCGGCGACTTCTCCAAGGAGCTGTGCGGCGGCACGCACGTCCACAACACCGCCCAGCTCGGTCTGGTGAAGCTGCTCGGCGAGTCGTCCATCGGCTCCGGTGTGCGCCGGATCGAGGCCCTCGTGGGCGTCGACGCCTACAACTTCCTCGCCCGGGAGCACACGGTCGTCGCCCAGCTCCAGGAGCTGATCAAGGGCCGTCCCGAGGAGCTTCCGGAGAAGGTCTCCGCCATGCTCGGCAAGCTGAAGGACGCCGAGAAGGAGATCGAGAAGTTCCGCGCCGAGAAGGTCCTCCAGGCCGCCGCCGGTCTGGTGGAGTCCGCCAAGGACGTCCGCGGCATCGCCGTGGTGACCGGCCAGGTCCCGGACGGCACCACCCCCGACGACCTGCGCAAGCTGGTCCTCGACGTGCGTGGCCGCATCCAGGGCGGCCGGGCCGCCGTCGTCGCCCTGTTCACGGTGAACAACGGCAAGCCGCTGACGGTCATCGCCACCAACGAGGCCGCCCGTGAGCGCGGCCTCAAGGCCGGCGACCTGGTCCGTACGGCCGCCAAGACCCTCGGCGGCGGCGGTGGCGGCAAGCCGGACGTCGCCCAGGGCGGCGGCCAGAACCCGGCCGCCGTCGGTGACGCCGTCGACGCGGTCGAGCGGCTCGTGGCCGAGACGGCCAAGTGA
- a CDS encoding DUF948 domain-containing protein — translation MSGGEVAGILVAVFWAILVSFLAVALARLAQTLKATTRLVADVTDQAVPLLADASATVRSAQTQLDRVDAIASDVQEVTSNASALSSTVASTFGGPLVKVAAFGYGVRRALGGRREDAPARESRRTVIVGRAVSRREKRNARGKRD, via the coding sequence GTGTCCGGTGGAGAGGTGGCCGGCATCCTGGTGGCCGTCTTCTGGGCGATTCTGGTCTCCTTCCTCGCCGTCGCGCTGGCGAGACTGGCCCAGACGCTCAAGGCGACCACCAGACTCGTCGCGGACGTGACCGACCAGGCCGTCCCGCTGCTCGCCGACGCCTCCGCGACGGTGCGGTCCGCGCAGACCCAGCTCGACCGGGTCGACGCGATCGCCTCCGACGTCCAGGAAGTCACGTCGAACGCCTCCGCGCTCTCGTCGACCGTCGCCTCCACCTTCGGCGGCCCCCTGGTGAAGGTCGCCGCCTTCGGCTACGGCGTCCGCCGGGCCCTCGGCGGCCGCCGGGAGGACGCGCCCGCCCGGGAGTCCCGGCGTACCGTGATCGTGGGCCGCGCGGTCTCCCGGCGGGAGAAGCGGAACGCCCGTGGAAAGAGGGACTGA
- the rpsD gene encoding 30S ribosomal protein S4 yields MANQSRPKVKKSRALGIALTPKAVKYFEARPYPPGEHGRGRKQNSDYKVRLLEKQRLRAQYDVSERQLVRAYERASKVQGKTGEALIIELERRLDALVLRSGIARTIYQARQMVVHGHIEVNGQKVDKPSFRVRPDDVVMVRERSREKTLFSIAREGGFAPEGETPRYLQVNLKALAFRLDREPNRKEIPVICDEQLVVEYYAR; encoded by the coding sequence GTGGCGAACCAGTCCCGCCCCAAGGTCAAGAAGTCGCGTGCCCTCGGCATCGCGCTGACCCCGAAGGCCGTCAAGTACTTCGAGGCCCGTCCCTACCCGCCGGGTGAGCACGGCCGCGGCCGCAAGCAGAACTCGGACTACAAGGTCCGTCTGCTGGAGAAGCAGCGTCTGCGCGCGCAGTACGACGTGTCCGAGCGCCAGCTCGTCCGCGCCTACGAGCGTGCCTCGAAGGTCCAGGGCAAGACCGGTGAGGCCCTGATCATCGAGCTCGAGCGCCGTCTCGACGCCCTGGTCCTGCGTTCGGGCATCGCCCGCACCATCTACCAGGCCCGTCAGATGGTCGTGCACGGCCACATCGAGGTCAACGGCCAGAAGGTCGACAAGCCCTCGTTCCGCGTCCGTCCCGACGACGTCGTGATGGTCCGCGAGCGCAGCCGCGAGAAGACCCTCTTCTCCATCGCCCGTGAGGGCGGCTTCGCCCCCGAGGGCGAGACCCCGCGCTACCTCCAGGTGAACCTCAAGGCCCTGGCGTTCCGCCTGGACCGTGAGCCGAACCGCAAGGAGATCCCGGTGATCTGCGACGAGCAGCTCGTCGTCGAGTACTACGCCCGCTGA
- a CDS encoding replication-associated recombination protein A, giving the protein MEPDLFTAAAEERQEKDPAGSPLAVRMRPRTLDEVVGQQHLLKPGSPLRRLVGEGAKGPAGPSSVILWGPPGTGKTTLAYVVSKATNKRFVELSAITAGVKEVRAVIEGARRATGGYGKETVLFLDEIHRFSKAQQDSLLPAVENRWVTLIAATTENPYFSVISPLLSRSLLLTLEPLTDDDLRGLLRRALTDDRGLKGSVTLPEDTEAHLLRIAGGDARRALTALEAAAGAALDQDESEITLATLEQTVDRAAVKYDRDGDQHYDVASALIKSIRGSDVDAALHYLARMIEAGEDPRFIARRLMISASEDIGLADPNALPIAVAAAQAVAMIGFPEAALTLSHATIALALAPKSNAATTAIGAALDDVRKGLAGPVPAHLRDGHYKGAAKLGHAQGYVYPHDVPEGIAEQQYAPDALKDRAYYTPTRHGAEARYADAVEWTRKHLGRKRP; this is encoded by the coding sequence GTGGAGCCCGACCTGTTCACCGCCGCAGCAGAAGAACGCCAGGAGAAGGACCCCGCGGGGAGCCCCCTGGCGGTCCGGATGCGTCCGCGCACCCTCGACGAGGTGGTGGGCCAGCAGCACCTGCTGAAGCCGGGCTCCCCCCTGCGCCGCCTGGTCGGCGAGGGCGCCAAGGGCCCGGCAGGACCCTCCTCCGTGATCCTTTGGGGACCGCCCGGCACCGGCAAGACGACCCTGGCGTACGTCGTCTCCAAGGCGACCAACAAGCGGTTCGTGGAGCTGTCCGCGATCACCGCAGGCGTCAAGGAGGTCCGCGCGGTCATCGAGGGCGCCCGCCGCGCCACCGGGGGGTACGGCAAGGAGACCGTCCTCTTCCTCGACGAGATCCACCGCTTCAGCAAGGCCCAGCAGGACTCCCTCCTGCCGGCCGTCGAGAATCGCTGGGTCACCCTGATCGCCGCCACCACCGAGAACCCCTACTTCTCGGTCATCTCCCCGCTGCTCTCCCGCTCCCTGCTGCTGACCCTGGAGCCCCTCACCGACGACGACCTGCGCGGACTGCTCCGCCGGGCCCTCACCGACGACCGCGGCCTCAAGGGCTCCGTCACCCTCCCCGAGGACACCGAGGCCCATCTGCTGCGCATCGCCGGAGGGGACGCCCGGCGTGCGCTCACCGCCCTGGAGGCCGCCGCCGGCGCCGCCCTCGACCAGGACGAGAGCGAGATCACCCTCGCCACCCTGGAGCAGACGGTCGACCGCGCCGCCGTGAAGTACGACCGTGACGGCGACCAGCACTACGACGTGGCCAGCGCCCTCATCAAGTCCATCCGCGGCTCGGACGTGGACGCCGCGCTGCACTACCTGGCCCGCATGATCGAGGCAGGCGAGGACCCCCGCTTCATCGCCCGCCGGCTGATGATCTCCGCCAGCGAGGACATCGGCCTGGCCGATCCGAACGCGCTGCCCATAGCCGTCGCCGCCGCCCAGGCCGTCGCCATGATCGGCTTCCCCGAGGCCGCCCTCACCCTCAGCCACGCCACCATCGCCCTCGCCCTGGCCCCCAAGTCCAACGCCGCGACGACCGCGATCGGCGCCGCCCTGGACGACGTACGCAAGGGGCTGGCCGGGCCCGTGCCGGCGCATCTGCGGGACGGGCACTACAAGGGCGCCGCAAAGCTCGGGCACGCGCAGGGGTACGTCTACCCGCACGACGTGCCGGAGGGCATCGCCGAGCAGCAGTACGCGCCGGACGCCCTCAAGGACCGCGCCTACTACACCCCCACCCGGCACGGCGCGGAGGCCCGGTACGCGGACGCCGTGGAGTGGACCAGGAAGCACCTCGGTCGGAAGCGGCCCTGA
- a CDS encoding vitamin K epoxide reductase family protein has translation MSKTTVNAVSTESGSGHAPAPAAGTAGGSRAFAILLLITGAAGLLAAWVITIDKFKLLEAKVAGTTFTPGCSLNPVVSCGSVMESKQAAVFGFPNPMLGLVAYGIVICVGMSLLAGARFPRWYWLTFNAGTLFGVVFCAWLMFQSLYRINALCLWCSLAWVATIFMFWYVTSFNVRNGFLPAPRALKSFFGEFTWVLPVLHIGIIGMLILTRWWDFWTS, from the coding sequence ATGAGCAAGACGACAGTCAATGCGGTCTCCACGGAGTCCGGGTCCGGGCACGCCCCCGCGCCCGCGGCCGGTACGGCGGGCGGCAGCCGCGCGTTCGCGATCCTGCTGCTGATCACCGGCGCGGCCGGGCTGCTCGCCGCGTGGGTCATCACGATCGACAAGTTCAAGCTCCTGGAGGCCAAGGTCGCGGGCACGACCTTCACCCCCGGGTGCAGCCTGAACCCCGTCGTCTCCTGCGGCAGCGTGATGGAGTCCAAGCAGGCCGCCGTCTTCGGCTTCCCCAACCCGATGCTCGGCCTGGTCGCCTACGGCATCGTGATCTGCGTCGGCATGAGCCTGCTCGCCGGGGCCCGCTTCCCGCGCTGGTACTGGCTCACCTTCAACGCGGGCACCCTCTTCGGCGTCGTCTTCTGCGCCTGGCTGATGTTCCAGTCCCTGTACCGGATCAACGCCCTGTGCCTGTGGTGCTCGCTCGCCTGGGTCGCCACGATCTTCATGTTCTGGTACGTGACCTCCTTCAACGTCCGCAACGGCTTCCTGCCCGCGCCCCGCGCGCTGAAGAGCTTCTTCGGCGAGTTCACCTGGGTCCTGCCCGTGCTGCACATCGGCATCATCGGCATGCTGATCCTGACCCGCTGGTGGGACTTCTGGACGAGCTGA